AAAGGGGAATTAGTATGTCTTGTTATTACTACTGTAAGTATTGTAAGGAGTATAAAAAGAAGCTTCATGATTGTTGTAAGAACACTAGTAAGTGCCATGATAACAAGGACAATCTTGTTAGAGAATCGGCATTTAGAGCTAGAAATACAGTAAATCAAAATGTTCCTGCTAATACTTTTGTGAAAGTGTTATTTCAAAATGAACAATTTGATTTAGCGAATGAGTATAATCCAGCAACATCTATTTTTATGCCGAAGACTAAAGGAGTATATTCTATTATTGGAACGATTGGTTTCTTTCCAAACGATCCAACTTTAAATTATAGAGCGCGTGTAGAAATTCGTGTGAATGGAAACGCAGCGATAGCTATAGATAATGACTTTTTTGGTCCAATAAGTTTTGGAAATGTAGTAAGTGTTTCGACGATTGTTCAATTGAATGCAGGGGATGAAGTTGAGATTTATGCACAAAGTAGTATAGATGGAGTTTTAAGTCCTTTAGAAGATGGTGCACATTTTGAAGCAGCAAGATTTCCTTCGCCGATTAAATAAAGTCATTAAACATTGAGTTTACAGAAGCTTAAAGGTAAATCCTCACCGAAATGGTGAGGGTTTTTTACTCTATTAAAAATAG
This genomic interval from Bacillus thuringiensis contains the following:
- a CDS encoding C1q-like domain-containing protein; translation: MSCYYYCKYCKEYKKKLHDCCKNTSKCHDNKDNLVRESAFRARNTVNQNVPANTFVKVLFQNEQFDLANEYNPATSIFMPKTKGVYSIIGTIGFFPNDPTLNYRARVEIRVNGNAAIAIDNDFFGPISFGNVVSVSTIVQLNAGDEVEIYAQSSIDGVLSPLEDGAHFEAARFPSPIK